The uncultured Eubacteriales bacterium region AGCAGGTACCCGATGGCCGGGCATTTGCGGATGCGGGCCATAATTTCCGAGTAGGCGGAAATGGTAACCGCCGCGAGGAAGACCTGCAACAGATCGCTGTGGAAGAGGGGCTCGGTCACCAGATACACCAGCCATCCCAGCGCCCCTCCGAACGAGCAGATGAAAATGCCCGCGTGGATATTGAAAAGAATGCAGAATGGGATGCAGGCGAGGAAAGCCCATAGGCAGGGGAGAAAATAGTCGAAAAACAGCTCGCTCATCCCACGCCCCCTCCCCATAAGAGCCGGGCCAGCCACAGGGCCGTGCCGGTACCCAGGGCGATGGCCGCGCCGATGAGTAGGGCCTCCGCAGTTTTGGAGAGGCCGGTCACCATGTCCCCCGCCATAATATCCCGCATGGCGTTGGTGAAGATGAGGCCGGGCACCAGCAGCATCAGCGCGCCGATGGTGATGAGGTCGAAATTCCGCCCGAGCCCGACTACCGTCAGGGCGAGGGCCACCAGGGCGGATACCGCGCCGGCTGCCGCCGTCTTGAAGAAGAGGTTGGTCCCTAAGCGTGCAAAGAAGATGAGGCACCCGCCCGCCGCCAGGCCGCACAGCCCGGCGCATAGAGCGTCCACCGCCGTCCCGCCAAAGAAGAGGCAGAACAGCGCCGCGCCTAAGAAGTAGGCGATGGCCTGGGTGAGCAGGGAATAGCTCCGACGCGCCGCCTCCAGCGCGTCCAGCCGGTCCCACGCCTCTTCCAGCGTAGGCGCCTCGGCGCACAGGTGGCGGCACAGGGTGTTATACCGCTCCAGCTGGTCGATGTCGGTTCCGTGGTCCTTCATGCGGCGCACCCGGGTGAAAGTGCGGCCCGAAGGGGTCACCATACTGACGATGATGCAGTTGGGAATGGCGAAGACCTCCCCGGTGGCGACACCGTAGGCCCGCAGGATCCGCTGAACCGACTCCTCCACGCGGTAGACCTCGGCCCCCGTACCCAGGAGGCGGTAGCCCATGTCGGTGGCGAGATTGATGAGCTTGTCGTAGTCCAAGCAAAGTCCCCTCGTTCTTGTTTAATTGTCGCAGTTTGCCGCATCGATAGCGAGGACGATCATCAGGCACATCAGCACATCCTCATCATGAGCCACGTCGATGACGTAGAAGTCCGACCAGTGGAAAAGCTCCTTGGATGCCCGCATAATCTCCCGTCCGCCCTGGTCGGCAACGGTGTAGTCCCAGCCGAACAGATCCCCGTCCACCTGCCAGCCGTTGCAGTCCAGCCCATAGCGGGGGAAGAGAAGGGTAAATTCCTTCCTGAGCTCGCCCACCGGCTCCTCCCCCATATAGAAGGTGAACCGGGGCAGGAGGGTGAGAGGGGCCTCCTGGACGGTGCCCAGGAAATTCCCGGCGGCGTCCGATATCTCCAGACGGTGTCCCCAGGAGAGGCGGCCCTGGACAGTGAAGAGGGTGCGCTCGTTCTCATCGTAAATGTCGTAGCTGTCAAACCAGGAGAAGACCCGCTGTCTGAAAAGCAGCCGCATTACAAGTCCTCCTGCTTTTTCTTCTTCACACCGTGCATAGCCTCGTGCTCACGGCCCAGCTCGTCGTAAAGGGCGTCCAGGGTCCAGCCCATGTTGGTGGGAGTCAGGATGGCCTTGCGGTCCGGGGGCGGAGTCCCCGCCTCCCGCATAACAGAGAAGAGGGCGTCCATCCGGGGCCGGGAGAAACCGCACAACACCATAATGGGCTCGTCAAACTTCGGCAGTACCAGGGGCCGGGGCGCGCTTTCTTGCCCGGGCAGACCGGCTAAGTACCCCACGGTCTGGGCCGTCTCGTCGACGGCCACGGGGCGGGAGAGCGCCCCCATA contains the following coding sequences:
- a CDS encoding conserved membrane hypothetical protein (Evidence 4 : Homologs of previously reported genes of unknown function), encoding MSELFFDYFLPCLWAFLACIPFCILFNIHAGIFICSFGGALGWLVYLVTEPLFHSDLLQVFLAAVTISAYSEIMARIRKCPAIGYLLVAFFPLAPGGGIYYTMEHAINGETGLFLETFLHTLGMAGSLAVGVLLVSSFVRMVNTLRRRKPKGC
- a CDS encoding conserved membrane hypothetical protein (Evidence 4 : Homologs of previously reported genes of unknown function); amino-acid sequence: MDYDKLINLATDMGYRLLGTGAEVYRVEESVQRILRAYGVATGEVFAIPNCIIVSMVTPSGRTFTRVRRMKDHGTDIDQLERYNTLCRHLCAEAPTLEEAWDRLDALEAARRSYSLLTQAIAYFLGAALFCLFFGGTAVDALCAGLCGLAAGGCLIFFARLGTNLFFKTAAAGAVSALVALALTVVGLGRNFDLITIGALMLLVPGLIFTNAMRDIMAGDMVTGLSKTAEALLIGAAIALGTGTALWLARLLWGGGVG
- a CDS encoding conserved hypothetical protein (Evidence 4 : Homologs of previously reported genes of unknown function), with translation MRLLFRQRVFSWFDSYDIYDENERTLFTVQGRLSWGHRLEISDAAGNFLGTVQEAPLTLLPRFTFYMGEEPVGELRKEFTLLFPRYGLDCNGWQVDGDLFGWDYTVADQGGREIMRASKELFHWSDFYVIDVAHDEDVLMCLMIVLAIDAANCDN
- a CDS encoding conserved hypothetical protein (Evidence 4 : Homologs of previously reported genes of unknown function); the encoded protein is MNTDELVLHFFPDPAYTAKAVEAFAAMGALSRPVAVDETAQTVGYLAGLPGQESAPRPLVLPKFDEPIMVLCGFSRPRMDALFSVMREAGTPPPDRKAILTPTNMGWTLDALYDELGREHEAMHGVKKKKQEDL